In Amblyraja radiata isolate CabotCenter1 chromosome 10, sAmbRad1.1.pri, whole genome shotgun sequence, one DNA window encodes the following:
- the kiaa0040 gene encoding uncharacterized protein KIAA0040 homolog produces the protein MLEQVSLFVHSMWELLVSKHSEGLYNSVCLAVLLALPLLLLLLSVCLCCQGCCCSSCRRQQHDRARRKKHDDLWISSQPQPIMMESLSLSV, from the coding sequence ATGCTGGAACAAGTGTCGTTGTTTGTGCATTCGATGTGGGAGCTGCTGGTCAGCAAGCACTCTGAAGGGCTGTACAACTCTGTTTGCCTGGCGGTGCTGCtggcgctgccgctgctgctgctgctcctgtCCGTGTGCCTCTGCTGCCAGggctgctgctgctccagttGCCGCCGCCAACAGCACGACAGAGCCCGCAGGAAGAAACACGACGACCTCTGGATTTCCAGCCAGCCGCAGCCCATCATGATGGAAAGCCTCTCCTTGTCGGTGTGA